The Microlunatus antarcticus genome window below encodes:
- a CDS encoding ROK family protein, with product MATRSTELLQAAHAHPGLTRSEAARLLGLGTGATTEIVGRLTGAALLAEVPASPSGVRGRPTTALVPHPAGPLVLAAAITHETWRVDVVELGGAVVASTEGEHRAEWATLATVLAATIATFRDRYADRPQALGLAVPGTVTPDARLDAATLLWRDVDLHALWPDAPVLVARNDATLAAAAESRRGAAVGAHLHLHLHVEAGLGGAVVQDGTVLAGATGAAGEFGHMPFGDPGVGCPCGAQGCWGTAVDGTALARLLGRAVPRDHVAYARRVIRTATDPRERDAVASVAAALGRGTAGLVNGLDADVVTLGGLGADLLAHAPEALGAAYRSGLMAFRRDAPPPLVAAALGEDGPVAGAAEEAWTALLPTLT from the coding sequence GTGGCGACGCGTTCGACGGAGCTGTTGCAGGCCGCCCACGCGCACCCTGGGCTCACCCGCAGCGAGGCCGCCCGGCTCCTCGGCCTCGGCACGGGCGCGACCACGGAGATCGTCGGCCGGCTGACCGGGGCCGCCCTGCTGGCCGAGGTCCCGGCCTCACCGAGCGGCGTACGCGGCCGGCCGACGACCGCGCTGGTGCCGCACCCGGCGGGCCCGCTCGTCCTGGCCGCCGCCATCACCCACGAGACGTGGCGGGTGGACGTCGTCGAGCTGGGTGGGGCCGTGGTCGCGAGCACGGAGGGCGAGCACCGGGCGGAGTGGGCGACCCTCGCCACGGTGCTGGCGGCGACGATCGCCACGTTCCGGGACCGGTACGCCGACCGGCCGCAGGCGCTCGGCCTGGCCGTCCCGGGCACCGTGACGCCCGACGCCCGCCTCGACGCGGCCACCCTGCTCTGGCGCGACGTCGACCTCCACGCGCTGTGGCCCGACGCGCCGGTCCTCGTCGCCCGGAACGACGCCACGCTGGCGGCCGCCGCCGAGTCCCGCCGCGGTGCCGCGGTCGGCGCCCACCTGCACCTGCACCTGCACGTCGAGGCGGGTCTCGGCGGAGCCGTGGTCCAGGACGGGACGGTGCTGGCCGGGGCCACCGGCGCGGCCGGCGAGTTCGGGCACATGCCGTTCGGCGATCCGGGAGTCGGCTGCCCCTGCGGCGCGCAGGGCTGCTGGGGCACCGCCGTGGACGGAACCGCCCTCGCCCGGCTCCTCGGCCGTGCCGTCCCCCGGGACCACGTGGCGTACGCCCGGCGCGTGATCCGGACGGCGACGGACCCCCGCGAGCGCGACGCCGTGGCGTCCGTCGCCGCCGCCCTCGGCCGCGGGACCGCGGGGCTCGTGAACGGCCTGGACGCCGACGTCGTGACGCTCGGCGGGCTCGGCGCCGACCTGCTCGCGCACGCACCCGAGGCCCTCGGCGCCGCCTACCGGTCCGGGCTGATGGCCTTCCGCCGTGACGCCCCGCCGCCGCTGGTCGCCGCTGCGCTGGGTGAGGACGGTCCGGTCGCCGGCGCCGCCGAGGAGGCCTGGACGGCGCTGCTGCCCACGCTCACCTGA
- a CDS encoding sugar phosphate isomerase/epimerase family protein, which translates to MTLTTNTPGATPPYTADTWPIAAAMLAFGSNDSKGGPIQDADPAEWAKQLRLVRRMGFTEVDPTDTWVRIADLAPERLTDFSAVLADAGLTIPAISTSRRSVMDPEHGAEYLDYSHRLLDAAAQLEIPLVSFGFFQPFTPAQAKALWFWLEEGWQDDESAEARALAASRIRELAEHAAGNGQQITLEMYEDTYVGTCDSAVAFLQEVDHPACGLNPDIGNFIRLHRPLEPVLEMFEKVLPYANYWHVKNYARDEDPASGTVSTFPLPMEFGLINYRTVIGRALELGFSGAFLCEHYGSDSLGVIARNRTYIRGVLDTLLD; encoded by the coding sequence ATGACCCTCACCACGAACACCCCCGGCGCGACCCCGCCGTACACGGCCGACACCTGGCCGATCGCCGCGGCGATGCTCGCCTTCGGCAGCAACGACTCCAAGGGCGGACCGATCCAGGACGCCGACCCCGCGGAGTGGGCCAAGCAGCTGCGTCTCGTCCGGCGGATGGGCTTCACCGAGGTCGACCCGACCGACACCTGGGTGCGCATCGCCGACCTCGCGCCCGAGCGGCTCACCGACTTCTCGGCCGTGCTGGCCGACGCCGGGCTGACCATCCCCGCGATCTCGACCTCGCGGCGCAGCGTGATGGACCCCGAGCACGGCGCGGAGTACCTCGACTACAGCCACCGGCTGCTCGACGCCGCGGCCCAGCTCGAGATCCCGTTGGTCAGCTTCGGCTTCTTCCAGCCGTTCACCCCCGCGCAGGCGAAGGCGCTGTGGTTCTGGCTGGAGGAGGGCTGGCAGGACGACGAGTCCGCGGAGGCCCGGGCGCTCGCCGCGTCCCGGATCCGGGAGCTCGCCGAGCACGCCGCCGGGAACGGCCAGCAGATCACCCTCGAGATGTACGAGGACACCTACGTCGGCACGTGCGACTCCGCGGTCGCCTTCCTCCAGGAGGTCGACCACCCGGCGTGCGGGCTCAACCCCGACATCGGCAACTTCATCCGGCTGCACCGCCCGCTCGAGCCCGTCCTGGAGATGTTCGAGAAGGTCCTGCCCTACGCCAACTACTGGCACGTGAAGAACTACGCGCGCGACGAGGACCCGGCGTCCGGCACGGTCTCCACCTTCCCGCTGCCGATGGAGTTCGGCCTGATCAACTACCGGACCGTGATCGGCCGGGCCCTCGAGCTGGGCTTCTCCGGGGCGTTCCTCTGCGAGCACTACGGCAGCGACAGCCTCGGCGTGATCGCGCGCAACCGCACCTACATCCGCGGGGTCCTCGACACGCTGCTGGACTGA
- a CDS encoding TetR/AcrR family transcriptional regulator has translation MGRRPQPDIRERLLDACTDHALAHGLPDRLEPFTRATGASARVLIYHFGTRDALLRAVLGQARRRQVELYGDLLSVRPGEAYTDTLLRFWTSMTGPDGQPYLRLFGPLRESAEQRLWPGFRRVATTDWLGPLEEGLRSLGRPDLATLVLAVVRGLLADLDATGDAERTDRAFRAFLDAIEPRAADGQRAPAATSGPSTASRPSASAAEDPRGAL, from the coding sequence ATGGGACGACGTCCTCAGCCCGACATCCGCGAACGGCTGCTCGATGCCTGCACCGACCACGCCCTGGCGCACGGCCTGCCCGACCGGCTCGAGCCGTTCACCCGCGCGACCGGCGCGTCGGCGCGCGTGCTGATCTACCACTTCGGCACCCGCGACGCCCTGCTGCGGGCCGTCCTCGGGCAGGCGCGGCGCCGACAGGTCGAGCTGTACGGCGACCTCCTCTCGGTCCGGCCCGGGGAGGCCTACACCGACACCCTGCTGCGCTTCTGGACCTCGATGACCGGACCGGACGGGCAGCCGTACCTGCGCCTGTTCGGTCCGCTGCGCGAGAGCGCCGAGCAGCGGCTGTGGCCCGGCTTCCGCCGGGTCGCGACCACCGACTGGCTCGGACCCCTCGAGGAGGGCCTGCGCAGCCTCGGCCGGCCGGACCTCGCCACGCTCGTGCTCGCCGTCGTCCGCGGCCTCCTGGCCGACCTCGACGCGACCGGCGACGCCGAGCGCACCGACCGGGCGTTCCGGGCCTTCCTCGACGCGATCGAGCCGCGGGCGGCCGACGGTCAGCGCGCGCCGGCCGCGACCTCCGGACCGAGCACGGCGAGCAGGCCGAGCGCGTCCGCGGCGGAGGACCCGCGCGGCGCGCTGTAG
- a CDS encoding SDR family NAD(P)-dependent oxidoreductase, translating into MTTTSTPTPVGLLSGKVVLVTGASRGIGEAAAHLFAREGATVVLAARSTDALDRVVAGVRDEGGTADAVALDLADRASIRAAVDHVERLHGRLDGAFNNGATIQQPGPLDTTSDDDVDEQFTVNFRAHWTAMNAEAALMRRTGGGAIVNTSSIGSRRANPALPAYGAMKRALNSITETAAVTWARDGIRVNGITPGGTATSMIDAWEAATPGIVAQVSSSIPMGRMAEPREVAEVAAWLLSDRA; encoded by the coding sequence ATGACCACCACGAGCACCCCCACCCCCGTCGGCCTCCTCAGTGGCAAGGTCGTCCTCGTCACCGGCGCCAGCCGCGGCATCGGCGAGGCCGCCGCGCACCTCTTCGCCCGGGAGGGCGCCACCGTCGTCCTGGCCGCGCGCAGCACGGACGCCCTCGACCGCGTCGTCGCCGGCGTGCGGGACGAGGGCGGGACCGCCGACGCCGTCGCCCTCGACCTCGCCGACCGCGCGAGCATCCGCGCCGCCGTCGACCACGTCGAGCGCCTGCACGGCCGCCTCGACGGCGCCTTCAACAACGGCGCCACGATCCAGCAGCCCGGGCCGCTCGACACCACGAGCGACGACGACGTGGACGAGCAGTTCACGGTCAACTTCCGGGCCCACTGGACCGCGATGAACGCCGAGGCCGCCCTCATGCGGCGGACGGGCGGCGGCGCGATCGTCAACACCTCGAGCATCGGCAGCCGTCGGGCCAACCCCGCGCTGCCCGCGTACGGGGCGATGAAGCGGGCGCTCAACAGCATCACCGAGACCGCCGCCGTGACGTGGGCACGAGACGGCATCCGGGTCAACGGGATCACCCCCGGCGGCACGGCCACCTCGATGATCGACGCCTGGGAGGCGGCGACGCCCGGCATCGTGGCCCAGGTGAGCAGCTCGATCCCGATGGGGCGGATGGCCGAGCCCCGCGAGGTCGCCGAGGTGGCGGCGTGGCTGCTCAGCGACCGCGCCTAG
- a CDS encoding alpha/beta fold hydrolase, with translation MRVVFVHGACVKDGSWWWHRAAALLQDRGVVSVAPPLPSCGETGVPGGTDGAGLAEDVAAVRQVLQDGDEPTVVVAHSYGGIVAAEAAAGIASVRHLVLVSSYLPEIGQSLSDFGGDGGPAPFLDVDPAAGVFRVRPELLVGTFLQDCDPEVQAEAGEHLADQSVRVTGEPVGAAAWQQVPSTYVVCTDDRGTPADRQRDFARRAGRVVELEAGHHVFLSQPDAVVDLLLAL, from the coding sequence ATGAGGGTCGTGTTCGTGCACGGGGCGTGCGTGAAGGACGGGTCGTGGTGGTGGCACCGCGCGGCGGCGCTGCTGCAGGACCGCGGCGTCGTGAGCGTCGCCCCGCCGCTGCCCAGCTGCGGCGAGACCGGTGTGCCCGGGGGGACGGACGGCGCCGGGCTCGCCGAGGACGTCGCCGCGGTGCGGCAGGTGCTGCAGGACGGCGACGAACCGACCGTGGTCGTCGCCCACAGCTACGGCGGCATCGTCGCCGCCGAGGCGGCGGCCGGGATCGCGTCGGTGCGCCACCTGGTGCTGGTGTCCAGCTACCTGCCCGAGATCGGCCAGAGCCTGTCGGACTTCGGGGGCGACGGCGGTCCGGCGCCGTTCCTGGACGTGGACCCGGCGGCGGGGGTGTTCCGCGTCCGGCCCGAGCTGCTCGTCGGCACCTTCCTCCAGGACTGCGACCCCGAGGTCCAGGCCGAGGCGGGGGAGCACCTGGCCGACCAGAGCGTGCGCGTCACGGGTGAGCCCGTGGGTGCGGCCGCCTGGCAGCAGGTGCCCTCGACCTACGTCGTCTGTACGGACGACCGCGGGACGCCGGCGGACCGGCAGCGCGACTTCGCGCGTCGGGCGGGCCGCGTCGTCGAGCTCGAGGCCGGGCACCACGTGTTCCTGTCGCAGCCCGACGCGGTCGTGGACCTGCTGCTCGCCCTCTGA
- a CDS encoding SDR family NAD(P)-dependent oxidoreductase, translated as MSSTRTAVVTGASSGIGAATARALAGDGWTVVCAARRQDRVEALAAEIGGVPAVLDVTDRASVQAFAAGLGEEVSLLVNNAGMALGQEPVAEADLDAWERMYATNVIGTTRVTQALLPRLIKAEGKIVFITSTAADTAYEGGAGYCGAKAAERMVAGAMRLELVDQPVTIHDVAPGMVRTDEFALNRYAGDADRAGAVYAGVAEPLVAEDVAETVRWIASLPRHVDVDRLTVRPRAQAAQHKVHRVLDPGRPS; from the coding sequence ATGAGCAGCACGAGGACAGCGGTCGTCACGGGTGCGAGCAGCGGGATCGGGGCCGCGACGGCCCGCGCGCTGGCCGGGGACGGCTGGACCGTCGTCTGCGCCGCGCGGCGGCAGGACCGGGTCGAGGCCCTCGCGGCGGAGATCGGCGGGGTGCCGGCCGTGCTCGACGTGACCGATCGCGCTTCGGTCCAGGCGTTCGCCGCGGGTCTGGGCGAGGAGGTGTCGCTGCTGGTGAACAACGCCGGCATGGCGCTCGGCCAGGAGCCGGTCGCCGAGGCCGACCTCGACGCGTGGGAGCGGATGTACGCGACCAACGTCATCGGCACGACCCGCGTCACCCAGGCGCTGCTCCCGCGGCTGATCAAGGCTGAGGGCAAGATCGTCTTCATCACCTCGACCGCGGCCGACACCGCGTACGAGGGTGGCGCCGGCTACTGCGGGGCGAAAGCCGCCGAGCGGATGGTCGCCGGCGCGATGCGTCTCGAGCTCGTGGACCAGCCGGTGACCATCCACGACGTCGCGCCCGGCATGGTGCGGACCGACGAGTTCGCGCTCAACCGCTACGCCGGCGACGCGGACCGGGCCGGGGCGGTCTACGCCGGGGTCGCCGAGCCGCTCGTGGCCGAGGACGTGGCCGAGACCGTGCGCTGGATCGCGTCGCTCCCGCGCCACGTCGACGTCGACCGGCTCACGGTTCGCCCGCGCGCGCAGGCCGCGCAGCACAAGGTGCACCGGGTGCTCGATCCCGGTCGCCCGAGCTGA
- a CDS encoding 3-hydroxyacyl-CoA dehydrogenase family protein, with the protein MSIRDVAVVGAGYMGGGIAQVLAIAGFRVVVTDADAETTRRQLERIRQEARAFEDQGLFDPGSTDLVEANIRAAASLEEAVAEADFVEEAVSENPAVKGAVLAAIEAAARPDAIIGTNTSTLPIGGLAVNLQHSARFLGVHFSNPAPFIPGVELIAHAGTDPAAVVASEELVARTGKLSARVSDKAGFVLNRLQYVLLKEAASLVEEGVATAEDVDIVVRTTFGYRLPFFGPFAIADMAGLDIYAAGFNTLAEHYGDRFAAPAVITDLVEGGHLGVKKDGGFVIPAGDSAPLVAYRNRAYARLGQLLRELGPAPTVGEAVATPEALKNPEPLTTTEEDQR; encoded by the coding sequence GTGAGCATCAGGGACGTCGCCGTCGTCGGAGCGGGCTACATGGGGGGCGGGATCGCCCAGGTGCTCGCCATCGCCGGGTTCCGGGTCGTCGTCACCGACGCCGACGCCGAGACCACCCGGCGCCAGCTCGAGCGGATCCGGCAGGAGGCTCGCGCCTTCGAGGACCAGGGCCTCTTCGACCCGGGGTCGACCGATCTGGTGGAGGCCAACATCCGCGCCGCGGCCAGCCTGGAGGAGGCCGTCGCCGAAGCGGACTTCGTCGAGGAGGCCGTCTCGGAGAACCCGGCGGTCAAGGGCGCGGTGCTGGCCGCCATCGAGGCCGCCGCCCGTCCCGACGCCATCATCGGGACCAACACCTCGACCCTGCCGATCGGCGGGCTCGCCGTGAACCTGCAGCACTCCGCCCGTTTCCTCGGCGTGCACTTCTCCAACCCGGCCCCCTTCATCCCCGGCGTCGAGCTCATCGCCCACGCTGGCACCGACCCGGCGGCCGTGGTGGCGTCGGAGGAGCTGGTGGCCCGGACGGGCAAGCTCAGCGCGCGCGTGAGCGACAAGGCGGGCTTCGTGCTCAACCGCCTCCAGTACGTGCTGCTCAAGGAGGCCGCCTCGCTGGTGGAGGAGGGTGTCGCCACCGCCGAGGACGTCGACATCGTCGTCCGGACGACCTTCGGCTACCGGCTGCCGTTCTTCGGCCCGTTCGCCATCGCCGACATGGCCGGGCTCGACATCTACGCGGCCGGCTTCAACACCCTCGCCGAGCACTACGGGGACCGGTTCGCAGCACCGGCGGTGATCACCGACCTCGTCGAGGGCGGCCACCTCGGGGTCAAGAAGGACGGCGGGTTCGTCATCCCGGCCGGCGACTCGGCCCCGCTCGTCGCCTACCGGAACCGCGCGTACGCCCGCCTCGGCCAGCTCCTCCGCGAGCTCGGTCCGGCGCCGACGGTCGGGGAGGCCGTGGCTACTCCCGAAGCCCTGAAGAACCCCGAGCCCCTGACGACCACCGAGGAGGACCAGCGATGA
- a CDS encoding cation diffusion facilitator family transporter — MGHDHGHAHGTLTATGRHRKRLVIVMVITLSVFVAEVVGGLLSGSLALLADAGHMLTDSAGLVIALVASVLAARPATSARTYGLQRTEVLAALVNGVLLVAIAGWVLVQAVQRWSDPTEVSSGLMLAVAGVGIVANVVGLLLLRGGKDESLNLRGAYLEVLGDLVGSVAVVVAAVVIMTTGWTRADPLASVLVVCLILPRAWSLIRDVVDVLLEATPRGVDLGTVRTHIEETPGVVEVHDLHVWTITSGLPVLSAHVVVDRDHLAAGRSGEILDSLGHCLGEHFDVAHCTFQLEPEGHRAHEPAHHA, encoded by the coding sequence ATGGGCCACGACCACGGGCACGCGCACGGCACGCTGACGGCGACCGGACGGCACCGCAAGCGCCTCGTGATCGTCATGGTCATCACGCTGTCCGTGTTCGTCGCCGAGGTGGTGGGCGGCCTCCTGTCGGGATCGCTGGCCCTCCTGGCCGACGCCGGGCACATGCTCACCGACTCCGCCGGCCTGGTCATCGCCCTCGTCGCGTCCGTCCTGGCCGCGCGACCGGCCACGAGTGCGCGGACGTACGGGCTGCAGCGCACCGAGGTCCTCGCGGCGCTGGTCAACGGCGTGCTGCTGGTCGCCATCGCCGGCTGGGTCCTCGTGCAGGCCGTGCAGCGGTGGTCGGACCCGACCGAGGTGTCGAGCGGGCTGATGCTCGCTGTCGCCGGCGTCGGCATCGTCGCGAACGTCGTCGGCCTGCTCCTCCTGCGCGGCGGCAAGGACGAGAGCCTCAACCTGCGCGGCGCGTACCTCGAGGTGCTCGGCGACCTCGTCGGCTCGGTCGCCGTCGTGGTGGCCGCGGTGGTCATCATGACGACCGGCTGGACGCGGGCCGACCCGCTCGCCTCGGTCCTCGTCGTCTGCCTGATCCTCCCGCGGGCCTGGTCCCTCATCCGCGACGTCGTGGATGTGCTCCTCGAGGCGACGCCGCGCGGTGTCGACCTGGGGACCGTGCGGACGCACATCGAGGAGACGCCCGGCGTGGTCGAGGTCCACGACCTGCACGTGTGGACCATCACCAGCGGGCTGCCCGTGCTCTCGGCCCACGTGGTCGTCGACCGCGACCATCTCGCCGCCGGCCGGTCGGGCGAGATCCTCGACTCCCTGGGCCACTGCCTCGGCGAGCACTTCGACGTCGCGCACTGCACGTTCCAGCTGGAGCCGGAGGGGCACCGGGCGCACGAGCCCGCCCACCACGCCTGA
- a CDS encoding TMEM175 family protein, whose product MPRPARPTDSAERLVFFTDAVVAIALTLLVLPLVDLVPEASRSGLDLGDLLRENVSELGSFLLSFVVIFRFWWSHHQLFRHVSGLSPSLVRWNLLWLLSIVFLPWPTAIITAYDTSPLTVLLYSGTLVVSTGSLTALAVVVHRDPALSAGRDRETRDEVLGIGSSFAVLIVALVLGTTFADTVNYWALLLLFATGPVERLLRWRWSKRPERPDDRPPETDADVR is encoded by the coding sequence GTGCCACGACCCGCCCGTCCGACCGACTCGGCGGAACGCCTCGTCTTCTTCACCGACGCGGTGGTCGCGATCGCCCTGACGCTGCTGGTCCTGCCGCTGGTCGACCTCGTCCCGGAGGCGAGCCGGTCGGGGCTCGACCTGGGCGACCTGCTGCGCGAGAACGTCTCCGAGCTCGGGTCGTTCCTGCTGAGCTTCGTGGTGATCTTCCGGTTCTGGTGGTCCCACCACCAGCTGTTCCGCCACGTCTCGGGCCTGAGCCCGTCCCTCGTGCGCTGGAACCTCCTCTGGCTGCTCTCGATCGTCTTCCTGCCCTGGCCGACCGCGATCATCACGGCGTACGACACCTCGCCCCTGACCGTGCTGCTCTACTCCGGGACCCTCGTCGTCAGCACCGGGTCGTTGACCGCCCTGGCCGTCGTCGTCCACCGCGACCCGGCCCTCAGCGCCGGTCGAGACCGCGAGACGCGCGACGAGGTCCTCGGCATCGGCAGCTCCTTCGCCGTGCTGATCGTCGCGCTGGTCCTCGGGACGACCTTCGCGGACACGGTGAACTACTGGGCGCTGCTGCTGCTGTTCGCCACCGGGCCGGTCGAGCGGCTGCTCAGGTGGCGGTGGTCGAAGCGGCCGGAACGCCCGGACGACCGGCCCCCGGAGACCGACGCCGACGTACGCTGA
- a CDS encoding helix-turn-helix transcriptional regulator, which produces MDKQELGAFLRSRRERLRPEDVGLPAGARRRTPGLRREEVAVLAYISIEYYVRLEQGRAPRPSSEVLSGIARALRLTDAESDHLHVLAGTAPTRGGLHRRDVRPSILALVERLPQTAAFVVSAAFEVLAWNDLAAALMEDFALLAPRDRNLARRAFLGTTGPSPLYGVSDLADFRLGVVAGLRVTLGRYPTDPVVTGLVDELLAGSDDFARRWERHDVQAAPVLTKTFDHPVVGALTVECDALDLVEQDQHLVLYSAPRGSSAADALGLLAVLGPEVAAGAR; this is translated from the coding sequence GTGGACAAGCAGGAGCTGGGAGCGTTCCTCCGCAGCCGTCGGGAGCGGCTGCGGCCGGAGGACGTCGGGCTGCCGGCCGGCGCGCGACGGCGTACGCCGGGTCTGCGCCGTGAGGAGGTCGCGGTGCTCGCCTACATCTCGATCGAGTACTACGTGCGGCTGGAGCAGGGGCGCGCTCCGCGGCCGTCGAGCGAGGTCCTGTCCGGCATCGCCCGGGCGCTCCGGCTCACCGACGCCGAGTCCGACCACCTCCACGTCCTCGCCGGGACCGCGCCGACCCGCGGGGGCCTGCACCGGCGCGACGTCCGCCCGAGCATCCTCGCGCTGGTCGAGCGGCTCCCGCAGACCGCCGCCTTCGTGGTGTCGGCCGCGTTCGAGGTCCTCGCCTGGAACGACCTCGCCGCCGCGCTCATGGAGGACTTCGCCCTCCTCGCCCCGCGAGACCGCAACCTCGCGCGGCGGGCGTTCCTCGGCACGACGGGACCCAGCCCGCTGTACGGGGTGTCCGACCTGGCCGACTTCCGGCTCGGCGTCGTCGCCGGGCTGCGCGTCACCCTCGGGCGCTACCCGACCGACCCGGTCGTCACCGGGCTCGTCGACGAGCTCCTCGCAGGCAGCGACGACTTCGCCCGGCGGTGGGAACGTCACGACGTCCAGGCGGCGCCCGTGCTGACGAAAACCTTCGACCACCCCGTCGTCGGCGCACTCACCGTCGAGTGCGACGCCCTCGACCTGGTCGAGCAGGACCAGCACCTCGTCCTCTACAGCGCGCCGCGCGGGTCCTCCGCCGCGGACGCGCTCGGCCTGCTCGCCGTGCTCGGTCCGGAGGTCGCGGCCGGCGCGCGCTGA
- a CDS encoding Gfo/Idh/MocA family protein: MRLGVVGVSPLATVRVDALLATGSVELVAVAARRQERAAAFAERYPGAQGGTVDDLFARDDLDAVLVALPHRVQDEVVLRCLDAGLDVLIGGPLASTLAAGQRVVDGQRAAGVVVEAGYEARYKSVWRRVAELLGENAVGELVSVRSNAGYEQQERGWHYEQEASGGMLVTHLTYAFLDPLRWLLGEPVIKGAIGNVKRVLDPGGVRPETVMVLAEFPGRVVAAMTASYVKPSDLDDWDLLLVGTDGALEIHPGDQDGGRLRLSRRGAEAAVETFPADGFLRQAAAFVGAVEERRGRTTSTAGPLLSPPADAVLDLALCAEIDAAWDDRGPES; the protein is encoded by the coding sequence GTGAGGCTCGGGGTCGTCGGTGTCAGCCCGCTCGCGACCGTGCGCGTCGACGCGCTGCTCGCGACCGGGTCGGTCGAGCTGGTGGCGGTGGCGGCGCGCCGCCAGGAACGGGCGGCCGCGTTCGCCGAGCGGTACCCCGGTGCGCAGGGCGGGACCGTCGACGACCTCTTCGCCCGGGACGACCTCGACGCGGTGCTGGTCGCCCTGCCGCACCGCGTGCAGGACGAGGTCGTCCTCCGCTGCCTCGACGCGGGTCTCGACGTCCTGATCGGCGGCCCGCTCGCCTCGACGCTCGCGGCCGGGCAGCGCGTCGTCGACGGCCAGCGCGCGGCCGGTGTCGTGGTCGAGGCCGGGTACGAGGCCCGCTACAAGAGCGTCTGGCGACGGGTCGCCGAGCTCCTCGGCGAGAACGCGGTCGGCGAGCTCGTCAGCGTGCGGTCCAACGCCGGCTACGAGCAGCAGGAGCGCGGCTGGCACTACGAGCAGGAGGCCAGCGGCGGCATGCTCGTCACGCACCTGACCTACGCGTTCCTCGACCCGTTGCGCTGGCTGCTGGGCGAGCCCGTGATCAAGGGGGCGATCGGCAACGTCAAGCGGGTCCTGGACCCGGGCGGCGTACGGCCGGAGACCGTCATGGTGCTGGCCGAGTTCCCGGGCCGGGTCGTCGCGGCGATGACCGCCTCGTACGTCAAGCCGTCGGACCTCGACGACTGGGACCTGCTCCTCGTCGGCACCGACGGTGCGCTGGAGATCCACCCGGGGGACCAGGACGGCGGTCGGCTCCGTCTCTCGAGGCGTGGGGCCGAAGCGGCCGTCGAGACGTTCCCGGCCGACGGCTTCCTCCGGCAGGCCGCGGCCTTCGTCGGCGCCGTCGAGGAACGTCGTGGCCGGACGACGAGCACGGCCGGTCCCCTGCTCAGCCCACCGGCAGACGCGGTCCTCGACCTGGCCCTGTGCGCCGAGATCGACGCGGCCTGGGACGACCGGGGTCCGGAGTCGTGA
- a CDS encoding GRP family sugar transporter, with amino-acid sequence MTVLLAIMMVVALGTWIPLTQLTPSTPERTRILYVAVGNVVLAVAALLVTGGRLELGWRTFWLPLLGGVVWAAGNYCVLRATRLIGLARASGTWTPLNIVVAFAWGGLLFGELAGFSGLQVGVLVAGFVAVVAGVLLIAGARDESTGQPTRARGSGFLWAGAAGILWGSYFIPAQWAGVPAQVSNVPLALGILLGAVVLCLPAREPVRLGLRPAATLLGAGLLFGVGNLALLGLVARVGAGAGFTIAQLSLAVNAGIGIWFFRVPRPGTSQARRVLTGVVIAGLGGGAIAALR; translated from the coding sequence ATGACCGTGCTGCTCGCCATCATGATGGTGGTCGCCCTGGGGACGTGGATCCCGCTGACCCAGCTGACGCCGTCGACGCCGGAGCGGACCCGGATCCTCTACGTCGCCGTCGGCAACGTGGTCCTGGCCGTGGCCGCGCTCCTGGTGACCGGGGGCCGGCTCGAGCTCGGCTGGCGCACCTTCTGGCTCCCGCTCCTCGGGGGCGTGGTCTGGGCCGCCGGGAACTACTGCGTGCTGCGGGCGACGCGGCTGATCGGGCTCGCCCGGGCGTCCGGCACCTGGACGCCGCTCAACATCGTCGTCGCGTTCGCGTGGGGCGGGCTGCTCTTCGGCGAGCTCGCCGGCTTCTCCGGCCTGCAGGTCGGCGTCCTGGTCGCCGGCTTCGTGGCCGTGGTGGCCGGGGTGCTGCTGATCGCGGGGGCGCGGGACGAGTCGACGGGCCAGCCGACCAGGGCCCGGGGGTCCGGGTTCCTGTGGGCGGGTGCGGCCGGGATCCTCTGGGGGAGCTACTTCATCCCGGCGCAGTGGGCCGGCGTGCCGGCGCAGGTGAGCAACGTCCCGCTCGCCCTCGGCATCCTGCTCGGCGCCGTGGTGCTGTGCCTCCCGGCCCGAGAGCCCGTCCGGCTGGGTCTGCGCCCCGCGGCGACCCTGCTCGGCGCCGGCCTCCTCTTCGGCGTCGGCAACCTCGCCCTGCTCGGGCTCGTCGCCCGGGTGGGCGCGGGTGCCGGCTTCACGATCGCCCAGCTCAGCCTCGCCGTGAACGCCGGCATCGGCATCTGGTTCTTCCGCGTCCCGCGGCCCGGGACGAGCCAGGCGCGCCGGGTCCTGACCGGTGTGGTGATCGCCGGCCTCGGCGGCGGCGCGATCGCGGCCCTGCGCTAG